The Legionella jordanis genomic sequence CATAAAACGACTTTGCATGTCCTGTTCATCCAATGCATGCATTTTTGTTTTTACCATATCTCTGAGCAGGGCTAAATATTCAACTCTATCAGCGTACAGGAGGTTGGATTTGAATCTTTGGTGAAATAAGTGAACAAATTTTAAAACAAGCAGGGTAATAGCTAGGTAGAGAAGATAACCAGTCACGAAAATCAAAGGGAAAGTGGTAAACAAGAATCCATCATAAATTGCTTATGGATTTTTAACAATGCAGTTTAATTGAATTTAATCAATTAAACTGCAAACTGTTCCCTTAGCCAATACACTGCCGTTCAGTTTGCCCTGAATTAACATAGGTTAAATAATGTTCCAGGGCTTTATTTTTACCTCGAACCAGATCAAAATAGGCTTGCTTAATGGCTGCCGTTATGGATTGTTGGTTGCTTGCCCCTAACACTCGGTCATCGATGGATCTTATTCCGGTTACCTCTGCGGCTGTTCCAGTAAAAAACGCTTCATCTGCCTCATACACTTCATTGACGGGAATATCTCGTTCCAGGACTTGCAGGTTTAAATCACGCGCCAAACGAATGATGGTATCTCTGGTAATACCAGGTAATATCCCTCCAAGCTTAGGCGTGTGAATAATTCCATTCTTTACCATAAAAAAATTTTCGCCTACCCCTTCAGTTATAAAACCATTGCTATCCACAAATAGGGCTTCATGATAAGGAGTGCCTTGAATTTCTAAAGAAGCAAGAATTCCATTGACGTAATGACCACATAACTTAGCCTGGACGACGGTTGAATCAGGATGTACATGAATATAACTGCTGATTTTAACATCAATGGCATCATGCGGCAGATAAGCTCCCCAAGGCCAACAGGCAATGAATAATTCAACCGGATTACCAACCGGATTTACTCCCATCTTGCCATAACCATAGAAAGCAATGGGCCTTATATAGCCGCATTCGATTTTATTACTTCGTACTACTTCAATGATGGCTTCAGAGACTTCATGCAAGGTATAAGGCAAGTTCATTTTTAAAACATTAGATGAAAAAAATAAACGTTCCACATGATCTTGCAAACGAAAGATGGCGGGGCCATCCTCGGTTTGATAAAAGCGAATGCCTTCAAACGCGCCACCACCGTAATGCACACTGTGGGATAAAATATGTATTTTTGCCTCTGCCCAGGGAATAAGCTTGCCGTTTTGCCAGATTATTTCCGTTTCATTTAACATGGTTCCCCCTTGAAATCAGGCAATTGCCATTAAGGATTGATCTAGCCTTCTCAATACACGTAAACTCCATTCAATGTGCATGGATAATGCCAGACCTAATAAATTATCTTGGCAAAACAACAAATTAATCAACCGTTTTCGATTTTTTTAAGTTATCTTTATACTTCATTTTGCGAAAGTGAACCTTTTCTTTTAGAGCACAAGCCTCAGCTTCTGAAAGCACTTTTTTGGCTTTGTCAAACATGTCCCCTTCTTCCTCCTTCACATGATGATCCACCAGCTCCTTAAGCTTTAATACTTTATCATGCCAATTTTTAGCTGAGCTATTTTGTTTTACAGCATGAATTTGATCCTCAATTTCCTGATGCTCCTTTAAGCCATGAAAAGCCTCATGTCTGCTTCGACAATCCTCTTCAAGAATCGGATAAAACATATCTTGTTCAGCGAGTAAGTGAACGGTCAGTTCTTCAGTTAACAAATCAATAATTTGTTTTTGTCGCTCTTTTGAATTTGTACTCTTAAATTGTTTAAACAAAGTTGAAACCTTTTGATGATCCAGCTTCAGGTAATCGTAAATGTCCATAAACCCTCCTATGGCGTCATGACAATTTTTATGCAACCATTTTCTTTTTCATTAAACATTTTGTAACCATCTGGAGCATCTTTCAATTTAAGTCGATGGGTAATAATTTTTGAAGGGTCAATCTCGCCATCCAAAATTTTATCGAGCAACGGTTCTAAGTAACGTTGTACGTGCGTTTGCCCCATTTTAAAAGTAAGGCCTTTATTCATAGCAGCCCCGAAAGGTATATTATCAATATTCCCGACGTAAACACCGGGAATGGACACTGTTCCACCTTTGGCACAGCATTCAATGGCTTCCCGCAATACATGAGCACGTGCTGAAGTTAAATAGGTAGCTTGCTTCACCCTATCTACATAAGAATCGAAGGTAGGTCCAACGTGCGCCTCACATCCAACCGCGTCAATGCAGCAATCGGGTCCAACTCCCTTAGTCATCGCCATTAAAGCATCGTAGACGTTTTCATCTTCAAAATTAATGATCTCGGCCTTGCCGAGTTTTTCAGCCATTTGCAAACGTTCAGGAAGGCAGTCAATGGCTATAACACGCCCCGCGCCAAACATCCAGGCACTTTGAATGGCAAATTGCCCAACAGGCCCACATCCCCAAATCGCAACCGTATCTCCCTTTTTGATGTCCGCGTTTTCAGCAGCCATATATCCCGTGGGAAATACATCGGAAAGAAACAAGACTTTATCATCCGGTATATCGTTGGGAATTTTAATTGGTCCCACATTAGAAAAAGGAACCCTCACATATTCTGCTTGACCACCTGAGAAGCCGCCTAAGAGATGTGAATAACCATATACAGCCGCTTGCGCCTGCCCCATTTGTACTCTGGCCAATTCGGCATTGGGGTTTGAATTGTCGCATAGGGAATAAAGCTTTCGTTTACAATATTGGCATTTGCCGCAGGCAATTGTGAAGGGAACCAAAACTTTATCCCCTACTTTCAGCTTTTTATTGCCGCTACCCACTTCGACCACCTCACCCATGAATTCATGACCTAAGATATCGCCTGACTCCATCATGGGCATAACCCCATTGTACAAATGCAAATCTGAGCCGCAAATGGCGGTTGCGGTAACCCGAATAATAGCGTCCTGGTCATTGATAATGGTTGGATCAGGTACATTATCGATGCGCACGTCTTTCTTGCCATGCCAGCATAGTGCTTTCATAGAACCTCCATGTGTTTTGCTTCCTGGAAGCAATGCAATATTTCTTAACAAGTATAGCAATGGCTGCAATATTTAATTTCAAATGAACAATAAGAATTACCCGTACTTCCTAAGGTTTACCTTGACTTTCAATCCATTACACTAAAAAAGATTCATATTTACATAGTCTAAACTGTATGGAACAAATACAGATAAAAGCCCATCATACTTATCCAGGTTTAAGGAAATTGATATGGAATTAAAAGGATCTTGTCATTGCCAATCAGTACAGTTTAGTTGTGAGAGTCATTCACCCTATCCTTACATGCGCTGCTACTGCTCCATTTGTCGTAAAACAGCTGGTGGCGGGGGTTATGCAATCAATATCATGGGAGTAGCAGACAGTCTGAAGGTGATTGGGGAAGAATTCATTTCAGTGTATCAGGCGCGCTTTGATCCCCATAAAAAAGAACAGTCCCAGCTGAGTTCCGGCCGGCGTCATTTCTGCAAAATTTGCGCAAGTTGTTTATGGATGTGGGATCCCAATTGGCCAGACCTTATCCATCCTTTTGCTTCCGCTATTGATAGCAAACTGCCCAAGCCGCCAGAAAAAATACTCATTATGCTTGACTATGCAGCCAATTGGTGTGAAATTCCATCAGGAAAGGAAAATCATCAATATCGAGAATATCCATCCTTATCCATTGAGGATTGGCATAAAAAACATCATTTGTGGTTGGATTAACAGGCTTAGCATTAGAGTACCAGCATGAAAAATGATTTAGCCAGAGTTCAGATTACAGACTCAATTAGTGATGAATTAGCGCAACGTATGAACGATGACTTGATTGCTTATGAGCAAGAACATGGAGTCGACGTCAATTACAAGCGATTTTCCTTCATTTTATACAACGGGAATGATAAAGCTTGTGCGGTAATAAACGCTTATACGGCTTTTGCGGAAATTTACATTGACGACCTATGGGTAGATAGTGAACACCGTAATTGTGGTTATGGAAGTATACTCTTGCAAGCTCTTGAAGAGCACTTCAAAGGAAAAGGCTTTAATAACATTAATCTTTGCACCAGTGCCTTTCAAGCCCCTGAATTTTATCTGAAATGCGGGTTTATACCTGAATTTACCAGAATCAATAGCCAAAACCCAAAATTGTCCAAAACCTTTTTTGTTAAATTTTTCAATGAAGAACATGAAATGCAAGGCATTATTTCGAAATCAATATAAGCTTCAAAGCTTATTGCTGAAATTGCCTTAATAGAGATCTAATGGCAATAAATAAACCAGTTTGGTATCGCCCAATCATTTTGGAAAATAAACATGAGAAGCAAAGCTCCAATCTCAACTGTACCAATCCTGT encodes the following:
- a CDS encoding GFA family protein, with the protein product MELKGSCHCQSVQFSCESHSPYPYMRCYCSICRKTAGGGGYAINIMGVADSLKVIGEEFISVYQARFDPHKKEQSQLSSGRRHFCKICASCLWMWDPNWPDLIHPFASAIDSKLPKPPEKILIMLDYAANWCEIPSGKENHQYREYPSLSIEDWHKKHHLWLD
- a CDS encoding hemerythrin domain-containing protein, which codes for MDIYDYLKLDHQKVSTLFKQFKSTNSKERQKQIIDLLTEELTVHLLAEQDMFYPILEEDCRSRHEAFHGLKEHQEIEDQIHAVKQNSSAKNWHDKVLKLKELVDHHVKEEEGDMFDKAKKVLSEAEACALKEKVHFRKMKYKDNLKKSKTVD
- a CDS encoding zinc-dependent alcohol dehydrogenase codes for the protein MKALCWHGKKDVRIDNVPDPTIINDQDAIIRVTATAICGSDLHLYNGVMPMMESGDILGHEFMGEVVEVGSGNKKLKVGDKVLVPFTIACGKCQYCKRKLYSLCDNSNPNAELARVQMGQAQAAVYGYSHLLGGFSGGQAEYVRVPFSNVGPIKIPNDIPDDKVLFLSDVFPTGYMAAENADIKKGDTVAIWGCGPVGQFAIQSAWMFGAGRVIAIDCLPERLQMAEKLGKAEIINFEDENVYDALMAMTKGVGPDCCIDAVGCEAHVGPTFDSYVDRVKQATYLTSARAHVLREAIECCAKGGTVSIPGVYVGNIDNIPFGAAMNKGLTFKMGQTHVQRYLEPLLDKILDGEIDPSKIITHRLKLKDAPDGYKMFNEKENGCIKIVMTP
- a CDS encoding branched-chain amino acid transaminase, with translation MLNETEIIWQNGKLIPWAEAKIHILSHSVHYGGGAFEGIRFYQTEDGPAIFRLQDHVERLFFSSNVLKMNLPYTLHEVSEAIIEVVRSNKIECGYIRPIAFYGYGKMGVNPVGNPVELFIACWPWGAYLPHDAIDVKISSYIHVHPDSTVVQAKLCGHYVNGILASLEIQGTPYHEALFVDSNGFITEGVGENFFMVKNGIIHTPKLGGILPGITRDTIIRLARDLNLQVLERDIPVNEVYEADEAFFTGTAAEVTGIRSIDDRVLGASNQQSITAAIKQAYFDLVRGKNKALEHYLTYVNSGQTERQCIG